In the genome of Anaerolineae bacterium, one region contains:
- a CDS encoding ParA family protein yields the protein MAILFAFANQKGGVAKTTSVASLGGALVERGSRVLVVDLDPQGNLSLAVGINPRRLHHHVSDLLLNATPAQDLIVQTRTPGLDLLPSGRALTLAERYLPTRPHYQTILSTMLRPLPYDYIILDCPPALGTITATALAATDVLVIPTQAEYFSAYALQAMLAMIRQVRATTNPHLAYRVLITMFRTRTRALRIIKARLEATFGQGLFQTTIEVDTKLREAAIAGLPITHYAPKSRAARQYRALAQELLDYVQTQETASVRTA from the coding sequence ATGGCTATTCTCTTTGCCTTTGCCAACCAAAAAGGTGGTGTAGCCAAAACGACCTCTGTTGCGTCCTTGGGCGGTGCTCTGGTTGAACGGGGATCCCGCGTACTTGTGGTAGATCTGGATCCTCAAGGAAACCTGAGTCTGGCCGTAGGCATCAATCCCAGGCGCCTTCACCACCATGTGAGCGATTTGCTCCTTAACGCCACACCGGCTCAGGATCTCATCGTCCAGACCCGCACCCCTGGGCTGGATTTGCTTCCTTCGGGGCGCGCCTTGACCCTTGCCGAGCGCTACCTACCTACCCGACCGCACTATCAAACCATTCTCTCCACCATGCTACGCCCTCTGCCTTATGATTACATCATCCTCGACTGTCCCCCGGCGCTGGGCACCATCACTGCCACCGCCCTGGCCGCCACCGATGTCCTCGTTATCCCCACCCAGGCCGAGTATTTTTCGGCTTATGCCTTGCAAGCCATGCTCGCCATGATACGTCAGGTGCGCGCCACCACCAACCCGCATCTCGCTTACCGCGTGCTCATCACCATGTTCCGCACCCGCACCCGTGCCCTGCGGATCATCAAGGCCCGCCTGGAAGCCACCTTCGGCCAAGGTCTGTTCCAAACCACCATCGAAGTGGACACCAAACTGCGGGAAGCCGCCATCGCCGGGCTGCCCATCACCCACTACGCCCCCAAATCCCGTGCGGCCCGCCAATACCGCGCTCTGGCCCAGGAGTTGCTCGACTATGTCCAAACCCAAGAAACGGCTTCGGTCCGAACGGCTTGA